One genomic window of Citrobacter sp. Marseille-Q6884 includes the following:
- a CDS encoding Fic/DOC family protein → MSRYHVSSSEGQYEKDSGEQILANKLGIATSDEMDEAELVLLEQLYQSVFEEQFPEGQLSVAMLKSWHRRWLGNIYAWAGQERAVNISKGGFMFAPSAQLPKLLNEFDNKYLAQYTPCSGMDEEQLITAIAITHVELILIHPFREGNGRLSRLLADVMAVQGGYKPLDYQSWEQNKTQYISAIHSGVSLDYEPMRHWVREALRRG, encoded by the coding sequence ATGAGCCGATACCATGTATCCAGTAGCGAAGGTCAGTATGAGAAAGACTCTGGTGAGCAGATTTTGGCTAATAAGCTGGGGATCGCGACTTCTGATGAGATGGATGAAGCGGAACTTGTCCTGTTAGAACAACTCTACCAGTCTGTTTTTGAAGAACAGTTCCCGGAAGGACAGCTCAGCGTAGCCATGCTAAAAAGCTGGCATCGCCGCTGGTTAGGTAACATCTACGCGTGGGCTGGACAAGAAAGAGCGGTCAATATCAGCAAGGGCGGCTTTATGTTTGCCCCTTCAGCACAATTGCCAAAACTGCTGAACGAATTCGACAACAAGTATCTGGCTCAATACACGCCGTGTAGCGGCATGGACGAAGAACAACTCATCACCGCTATCGCCATCACCCATGTCGAACTGATACTTATCCATCCATTCAGAGAGGGAAACGGGCGCCTGTCTCGACTATTAGCCGACGTGATGGCCGTTCAGGGAGGATACAAACCGCTGGATTATCAAAGCTGGGAGCAAAACAAAACCCAGTATATCTCGGCTATCCATTCGGGCGTATCATTGGACTACGAGCCGATGAGGCACTGGGTCAGAGAAGCATTAAGAAGAGGCTAA